A region from the Vicia villosa cultivar HV-30 ecotype Madison, WI linkage group LG3, Vvil1.0, whole genome shotgun sequence genome encodes:
- the LOC131658803 gene encoding uncharacterized protein LOC131658803 translates to MDVNDIHPKKKVSTSKLAASVPEVPIDNISFHYPSSVLRWKFVYQKRVALERELTQNALEYEEIMNLIHEAGLMKTVTQLFKCYEFLMKEFIVNLHEDCGNKETKEYMKVFSRGKCVNFSPTVINKFLERSNEAQPELEVSDNQMCKEITAGQVKTWPVKGKLTVSKLSVKYAILHRIGAANWQTLKHAGSYSVKGPIGFPSLICGIILNQFPNILNDKDSVCKRASPLLFHHKLFQGTHVHDVVTTSVGPSKESIIMSKAAMIAMLIETCKELESRKLALEKLISSLEKNEGAKSADIDVEEQGEDDGG, encoded by the exons ATGGATGTCAATGACATTCATCCCAAGAAGAAGGTCTCTACTAGCAAGCTTGCAGCTAGTGTCCCTGAAGTACCTATTGATAACATTTCCTTTCACTATCCCTCCAGTGTACTCAGATGGAAATTTGTCTATCAAAAAAGAGTGGCCTTAGAGAGAGAACTTACTCAGAATGCTCTTGAGTATGAAGAGATTATGAATCTTATCCATGAGGCTGGTCTGATGAAAACTGTGACTCAACTCTTTAAGTGTTATGAATTCCTTATGAAGGAGTTCATTGTGAACCTACATGAAGACTGTGGCAATAAGGAAACTAAAGAGTATATGAAAGTGTTTTCCAGGGGGAAATGTGTTAATTTCTCTCCCACTGTGATCAATAAATTTCTGGAAAGGTCAAATGAAGCTCAACCAGAGCTGGAAGTGTCTGATAATCAAATGTGCAAAGAAATTACTGCTGGACAAGTGAAGACATGGCCTGTCAAAGGGAAACTGACTGTGAGCAAACTGAGTGTGAAGTATGCTATACTTCACAGGATTGGAGCTGCCAACTGG CAAACTTTAAAGCATGCTGGTAGCTATAGTGTCAAAGGCCCCATTGGCTTCCCTTCCCTTATTTGTGGAATAATCTTAAATCAATTTCCCAATATTCTAAATGACAAAGATTCTGTGTGCAAAAGAGCAAGTCCTTTACTTTTTCATCATAAGCTTTTTCAAGGAACACATGTTCATGATGTTGTCACAACATCAGTTGGACCATCCAAAGAGAGCATAATTATGAGTAAAGCTGCCATGATTGCAATGCTCATAGAGACATGTAAGGAGCTAGAGTCCAGAAAATTGGCTCTTGAAAAATTGATCAGCTCCCTTGAAAAGAATGAAGGAGCTAAGTCTGCAGATATTGATGTGGAGGAACAAGGTGAAGATGATGGTGGATGA